The genome window ATGCCACTTGCACCAGCTCGTCCAGTTCTTCCAATGCGATGAACATAGGATTCCGGAATATTTGGTAGTTCGTAGTTGATCACATGCGATAGTTCGTCGATATCAATACCACGTGCAGCAATATCAGTCGCTACCAAAACTCGAATCGTTTTAGACTTGAATTTGTTCAGTGCATCTTGTCTTGCATTCTGAGATTTATTACCATGGATTGCGAGTGTTGGTATCTTGGATTGAATTAATGCTTTTGTAACTTTATCAGCCCCATGCTTAGTACGAGTAAATACTAATACTCGTTCTATTTCTTTATTCTTTAGTAAATCAATCAACAATTTATTTTTGTTTTCTTTATCAACAAAGTAGACCACTTGATTTATTGTATTGGCAGTGCTCGATACTGGAGTCACTTCCACTTTCGCTGGATTCACTAGTATAGATCCTGCAAGCTTTAGGATTATTGGTGGCATGGTGGCTGAGAAAAAGAGCGATTGCTTATTCGTTGGTAACTTTGTTATAATTCTTTTGACATCATGCACAAAACCCATATCTAACATTCTATCTGCTTCATCTAACACGAAGTATTTGATATGTTTTATATCTGCATGACCTTGATCCATAAGATCAAGTAGTCTTCCTGGAGTTGCAATTAGCACATCAATTCCTGCACGTAAAGCCTCGACTTGCTTATGTTGTTTCACACCACCGTAGATCACTCGATACTTTAAGTTGGTAAATTGTCCATAACTTGCAAAACTCTCACCAATCTGAATTGCTAGTTCTCTCGTCGGTGTTAAGATTAAGGCACGGATTTTCTTCCTTTCTTGATTGGTCGCTCGATCTTCATACAGAAATTGAATAATTGGGATAGCAAAAGCTGCAGTTTTGCCAGTGCCTGTTTGAGCGCAACCCAAGATGTCTTTTTTCTTGAGGACAAGTGGTATAGCTTGTGCTTGGATCGGAGTGGGTGTTGTGTAGCCCTCGGATTGGAGTGCTTTCAAGATCGGGTCAATAAGTTCTAAATCATTAAATGAGGTCATCTAGGTATAGAATTCCTGAGCTGGCCTTGGTGACAATGGATTAATAAGTCAAATTTTGAGCTAATTTGCAGTTAATTAATTTCTGCATTTAGAAATTTCTCAATCATGGGAACAACTAGATTCTCTTCTTTAAAATCAGAAGATATTGTGGTAACTTCTCCAATATATTCACCATGACCGCCTGGAATAATTGATAATCGAGAATTAGAAATCTGCCTATGTAATTCAATAGCATGTTCAGGAGTGATGATATCTTTATCGCCAATGATTATTAAGGTTGGAACTTTTATCGTCTGAATTTTATCATCTGAAATATCTTTAAAATTCAACATTCTCTTTGCATCTTTATCATGCATGGTTTGCATACCGCTTTTGTCTTGGGCAACTTTTTCGTAGCCTTCTTTCAATTGCTTTGGCATATTTTCTAGCTTTGCTTTTTGCATAAATCCCCAAAACCAATCTGGAACACCATTGCGTTTGGCGAGAGCTGAACATAGAATTAATTTATTAACTATATTCGGATGTTTGATCGCGATTTGTAGACTAGTAGTTCCTCCATTGCTAAAACCTAAAAAATCAGATTTTTCAATTTTCAAATTATTGAGAAGTGTAAATACATCGACAGCATCTTGCTCAAATGAAAGATCAGCATCGCGATCACTTGTCCGTCCATGAGCCTGTAATTCAACCGCTATTACCTTTCTGTTCTTGGCAAGTAATGGTATGATTTTTTCAAAACTTGTCTGAATAGTAGATCCACCACCATGAATTAATACAATTGGTTTTCCTTTCCCATAAATTTCATAATACATTTTGAGACCGTTCACATTTGAATAACCGCTTTCAAAATTCAATCTTTCACTTGCGTTGTTTTGCATATTCGATTTTTGTGTTTGGTCTTTGCAGAAAGTCACCGCGAGAATCAATAGTATAAAATAAATGGATCGAAACATTCTGTGAAACTCCAATCCATTCTGAACTATCCGCTTTGTCAGTTTTATTGCCTGAAGATTTTACAATTTATAGAAATCATGGTTTAGCGGCTTCAATGAACTATTGCCCAGAATTATATCGCTTGCTTTTTCTGCTACCATCATTACGGGCGCATAGATATTTCCGTTCGTTATAGATGGCATTGTTGAGGCATCTACAACGTACAATCCGTCCATACCGTGCACTTTCATTGTATTCGGATCAACCACCGACATCGAATCTATTCCCATCTTGCATGTGCAAGAAGGGTGAAGAGCTGTTTCTGCATCTTTTGCAACCCAATCAAGGATTTCAGAATCTGACTCGACATTCGGACCGGGCGAGATTTCTGAATCGTTGAATTCATCGAAACCAGGTTGTGTCAAAATTTTGCGTGCTAACCGAACAGCTTCAATCCATTCTTTACGATCACGAGGAGTTGATAGATAATTGAATTGAATCGAAGGCTTTGTATATGGATCAGCCGATTTGATTCGAACTCTTCCGATTGTATCAGCATACATAGGACCCACATGAACTTGATATCCATGATCGTTTGAGATAGAAGTCCCATCATAACGTATAGCAAGCGGAAGAAAATGGAACATGAGATTGGGGTATTTAACCTCTTCATTGCTCCGAATAAATCCTCCCGCCTCGAAATGGTTAGTTGCTGCAGGACCTTTTCTCATAAACAACCATTGGAATCCAATCCATGGTTTGTTGTACCATTTTAAAGCTGGAGCCATTGAGACTGGCTTCTTACATGCGTATTGAATATATACCTCCAAATGATCTTGTAAGTTTTCTCCTACACCAACAAGTTCATGTGAGACTGGAACTCCAACAGATTCCAGGTGTTCCGGATTGCCTATACCGGATAATTGCAATAGCTGTGGAGATGCAAATGCACCTCCACAGGAAATAATATTTTTACCGTATATAATCTCAGGTTTTCCGAATCCAAATGAGCATTCAACACCGACTGCTTTCTTACCTTCAAGAATTATTTTTGATACAAAAGCTCGAGTTCGGATTCGTAAATTTTTTCTAGATTTATTAGGATGGAGATAAGCTCGCGCAGCACTGAGTCTTCTTCCCCGATAAATATTTCTATCGAATAAAGCAAATCCTTCTTGTTTATAACCGTTCACATCGTCCGTTAAAGGGAATCCAGCTTGCTGAACTGAATCAAAAAATGCTTTGAACAATGGCGTCATTCCTGGTCCACGCTCCAATTTTAAAGGACCAGAACGACCTCGAAATGGGTCATCATCAATCGTAGACGCAAGACAGTTTTCCATTCTTTTGAAATAAGGAAGACAATGTGCATAGTTCCAATTGTCCATTCCTGGATTAGATCCCCATTTCTCATAGTCAAGCGGATTGCCTCTTTGAAATATCATTCCATTTATACTACTTGATCCACCTAACACCTTACCTCTTGCATGATAAATTTTTCTTCCATTCATATATGGCTCTGGATCCGATTCATATTTCCAATCATAGAAACGATTACCAATTGGAGTTGCAAGTCCTGCTGGCATATGAATAAAGATATCCCAGATAGAATCATTTCTCCCAGCTTCCAAAACCAAAACCTTATTCGCAGGATTTTCGCTCAAACGAGCTCCTAGACAAGAACCTGCTGATCCTCCACCGATTATTATAAAATCAAATATTTCCTTTTTCAATTCCCTAACCTCTCATGATTTTCCTAATTCAATAAAATATTTATTCCAATTAAATAATATTCTTCTAATTAAAATAGACCAATTATCATAAATTTATTAGAACGGACTAAATACTTCGGACTTCGAGTAGTATATACTTTTCCTCTTTGTATAAAATTGGAGAGCATCTAAACCATTTTCCTTTCCAAAACCCGATTGCTTGGTTCCACCGAAAGGCATCTCCATTGGCGTCAAATTATAATTGTTGATCCAGATCATACCTGATTCAATCTCATCACAAAATTTTTGAATTCGATTTATATCCTTTGTGAAGATGCCAGCACCTAATCCAAATTCTGTGGAATTGGCTCTCTCAATCACTTCATTCTCAGACTTAAAACTTAGCACAGACATCACAGGTCCGAATATCTCTTCTTGAACAATTTTCATACTATCTTGACAGTCATAAAAAATCACAGGTTTCATAAAATAACCATTTGTCCATGGATCACTTGGAAGCTCGCCAAATTCAATTGGATTAGCACCTTGATCAATCCCCGACTTAACATAGTCTCTAACTTTAGAAAGATGCTGTTTGCTTATCAATGCACCTACATTTGTTTTTAAATCAAAGGGATTTCCAATCCGAATAGAATTTGAAAATTCCAAAATTGATTTTTTGAAAGATGCAAGAAAGCTCTCTTCCACAAAGACACGAGTACCATTCGTACACACTTCTCCTTGGGTATAGAAATTTGCGGAAAGTGCAGCTTTTGCAGCAACATTGGGATCGACATCACTAAAAAGTATCAATGGAGATTTACCACCTAACTCCATTGTTAAAGTCTTGAGATTTCCAGAAGAGTCTGACATAATTTTTCTGCCGGTTCCCGCCTCTCCAGTAAAAGAAATTTTCTGAATTCCTTGATGTTTAGTGAGAGCTTGACCAACATTAGCACCACCTTGCAGAACTTGGAACAAACCCTTAGGTAGACCAGCCTCTTCATAAATTTCTGCAAGTCTTACCGCAGACAATGGCGTTAGTTCAGATGGTTTGAATAGAAACGCATTGCCACAGGCTAGTGCTGGAGCGGACTTCCAGGAAGCAATTTGAAAAGGATAGTTCCATGCTCCAATACCAGCACAGATACCAATAGGTTCAACCTTAGTGAAGATATCAGCATCAGGCAGAGAGTAGTAATCTCCATGAAGAGTAATTGCAAGATTACCATAATATTCTAATGCATCAGCGGCTGTGATAATATCAACCTCTAACGCTTCTGAAAGAGGCTTTCCCGTATCCCAAACTTCCATCTCGGCTAATTCTTGTTTGTATTTGCGAATTAAAAATGCAGCTTGGATTAAAATGCGTCCTCGATCCCTAGTCGAAAAATTCTTCCAACTCTTCTGCGCAATCGTTGCAACATCAACTGCTTCGTCTATTTGGTTTACACTAGATTCGAAAGTTGAAAATAACTTCTCTCCATTTCCAGGAAAATATACATCAAACTCATTAGTGGATCTACCTTGAACTTTTTTACCATTAATATAAGAATATGCAACTTTTGGTCTATTATTCATAACCCCATTATAATATAATAAGATTTACTATCCACCTTCTTTTCTAAAAAAAATCTTTCGATCTATTGTCTAATAATTTCCAAAAATTCCTGAACGGAACTTGGATTCTTATCAAAACCTTTCTGTTTCAATCGAAAACTACTTACCTTCAAAAGATGAGTAAGAACTTCACTGCTTTCTTCTTCCATTGTGTAAATCGCGCCTAGGCGCTCGCCTTCGCTAAATGTCTTGTGTAAATTTGTATTTTGGTTCACCGGATAGAAAGCTAAAACAGTTGGATTGTTGGATTCCATATCAGTCATTGTCACGAGATTGATCCGCTCTCCTAAATTTATTTTATCACTCCAGAATACAGGGACAGTAAATTCGCGATCTCCCATTACTATTATTATGTTGAATCCATCTTTTCCTTTTTTATATTTAGAAAGCACTGTGCCTTCCCAATGGAAACCTTTTCTATTATTGATAGTTTCTCTCATTTTCTTAATTTTTGCGTATAGAATGAACGGAACAAATAAGTTTACCGTAAATACTAAAAAATATAGAATTACCCAATAATTCTTCTTCTCAATTAATTCTGGAATTGCAAAAGTAAAAGATAGATAAATCATAAAAAATATCATAAAATTAAAGAAAATATACATAAATATAATTTCCTTTTTAGCAGATTGTAGCTCTTTCGAACTTAGTAAGGCATCGTATTGGATAAATTTTTCTAATCGAATCATAGGACGATAAATTGATAAATCATGAAAACTGATCAAGCATAATTAAGTATTGAATTTGCTCTTTAGATCTATTGACTTCGACCATTTCTGAGTGATTAAAGAGACGAAATAAATTGTTAACAATCCCATTACCATAGAAAAACT of Leptospira sp. GIMC2001 contains these proteins:
- a CDS encoding DEAD/DEAH box helicase; this encodes MTSFNDLELIDPILKALQSEGYTTPTPIQAQAIPLVLKKKDILGCAQTGTGKTAAFAIPIIQFLYEDRATNQERKKIRALILTPTRELAIQIGESFASYGQFTNLKYRVIYGGVKQHKQVEALRAGIDVLIATPGRLLDLMDQGHADIKHIKYFVLDEADRMLDMGFVHDVKRIITKLPTNKQSLFFSATMPPIILKLAGSILVNPAKVEVTPVSSTANTINQVVYFVDKENKNKLLIDLLKNKEIERVLVFTRTKHGADKVTKALIQSKIPTLAIHGNKSQNARQDALNKFKSKTIRVLVATDIAARGIDIDELSHVINYELPNIPESYVHRIGRTGRAGASGIAIGFCDAEEKEYLKDIQKLIGKSIPVVEGHAYPLMNHNVVKASPRPQRPPRASRPASKKNSGSASGKKFYPRKK
- a CDS encoding alpha/beta fold hydrolase, yielding MFRSIYFILLILAVTFCKDQTQKSNMQNNASERLNFESGYSNVNGLKMYYEIYGKGKPIVLIHGGGSTIQTSFEKIIPLLAKNRKVIAVELQAHGRTSDRDADLSFEQDAVDVFTLLNNLKIEKSDFLGFSNGGTTSLQIAIKHPNIVNKLILCSALAKRNGVPDWFWGFMQKAKLENMPKQLKEGYEKVAQDKSGMQTMHDKDAKRMLNFKDISDDKIQTIKVPTLIIIGDKDIITPEHAIELHRQISNSRLSIIPGGHGEYIGEVTTISSDFKEENLVVPMIEKFLNAEIN
- the betA gene encoding choline dehydrogenase, with the translated sequence MKKEIFDFIIIGGGSAGSCLGARLSENPANKVLVLEAGRNDSIWDIFIHMPAGLATPIGNRFYDWKYESDPEPYMNGRKIYHARGKVLGGSSSINGMIFQRGNPLDYEKWGSNPGMDNWNYAHCLPYFKRMENCLASTIDDDPFRGRSGPLKLERGPGMTPLFKAFFDSVQQAGFPLTDDVNGYKQEGFALFDRNIYRGRRLSAARAYLHPNKSRKNLRIRTRAFVSKIILEGKKAVGVECSFGFGKPEIIYGKNIISCGGAFASPQLLQLSGIGNPEHLESVGVPVSHELVGVGENLQDHLEVYIQYACKKPVSMAPALKWYNKPWIGFQWLFMRKGPAATNHFEAGGFIRSNEEVKYPNLMFHFLPLAIRYDGTSISNDHGYQVHVGPMYADTIGRVRIKSADPYTKPSIQFNYLSTPRDRKEWIEAVRLARKILTQPGFDEFNDSEISPGPNVESDSEILDWVAKDAETALHPSCTCKMGIDSMSVVDPNTMKVHGMDGLYVVDASTMPSITNGNIYAPVMMVAEKASDIILGNSSLKPLNHDFYKL
- the betB gene encoding betaine-aldehyde dehydrogenase, whose protein sequence is MNNRPKVAYSYINGKKVQGRSTNEFDVYFPGNGEKLFSTFESSVNQIDEAVDVATIAQKSWKNFSTRDRGRILIQAAFLIRKYKQELAEMEVWDTGKPLSEALEVDIITAADALEYYGNLAITLHGDYYSLPDADIFTKVEPIGICAGIGAWNYPFQIASWKSAPALACGNAFLFKPSELTPLSAVRLAEIYEEAGLPKGLFQVLQGGANVGQALTKHQGIQKISFTGEAGTGRKIMSDSSGNLKTLTMELGGKSPLILFSDVDPNVAAKAALSANFYTQGEVCTNGTRVFVEESFLASFKKSILEFSNSIRIGNPFDLKTNVGALISKQHLSKVRDYVKSGIDQGANPIEFGELPSDPWTNGYFMKPVIFYDCQDSMKIVQEEIFGPVMSVLSFKSENEVIERANSTEFGLGAGIFTKDINRIQKFCDEIESGMIWINNYNLTPMEMPFGGTKQSGFGKENGLDALQFYTKRKSIYYSKSEVFSPF